A window of Penaeus monodon isolate SGIC_2016 chromosome 40, NSTDA_Pmon_1, whole genome shotgun sequence contains these coding sequences:
- the LOC119598078 gene encoding uncharacterized protein LOC119598078, with the protein MYPDSGIAAETSLRRKGAATVHVLGDLLRDKLVRKLREHKFSLIIDESTDCSTSKTLAIVAKYFDFKENSFKTEMLDMINIYNGNAEANANSDNRTSSFPSRTSLAEVLRSSPAWAGVDRDSCTCRERHDPCPVSLPLSRELLTKVGVVCIQSLQFCCDFKTQQKERAAEKSSKPQTHSNTASKKVQSITDKEQTSITSLGVVPSGQEITKNSINDQQKGNKITQHVLEENASSLQGTDVPELHVRTKKENKKETVNGVTQPQISSENKNPKNDVSGLDFEAEELKLHNIEENDVSDNKSTDFVPHITVSEKELNKSSQYSKSNITAGNPINNEKPTNAPHKEQNPVIKSTSVMRSQEVNGKQPTSLSINTRQVGFHDRAHAVGKNKAFRIDPDYNHNLHTEKKCDPEDFSCVNGNKETYREDPTQLNSIRSTIETKPNSTEIRDTSNISMLISITSQNESEPISLHTDPIILGSRYQPIDMSFTNSRNNSPSRAFKTIRELTRKGLSFTIFYWIYVAAFLYISCYLLGFIIMPFSVLGFIIKIIIVQFFPAILSLHFFHAADIILDLIYDQIS; encoded by the exons CTCCGAGATAAATTAGTCCGGAAGCTGAGGGAACACAAGTTCAGTTTGATAATTGATGAAAGCACGGATTGCTCAACGAGTAAAACACTTGCTATCGTTGccaaatattttgattttaaggAAAATTCATTTAAAACAGAGATGCttgatatgattaatatttacAATGGAAATGCAGAGG CCAATGCTAATTCAGACAATAGGACCTCATCGTTTCCTTCCAGAACATCACTGGCAGAGGTCTTGAGGTCCTCACCAGCATGGGCCGGCGTCGACCGCGATTCCTGCACGTGCCGAGAACGACATGATCCATGTCCTGTCTCGCTTCCTTTGTCCAGGGAACTGCTCACCAAAGTA ggtgttgtgtgtattcagAGTCTGCAATTCTGCTGTGATTTCAAGACACAGCAAAAGGAAAGAGCAGCTGAAAAATCTAGTAAGCCACAAACACATTCTAACACAGCATCAAAAAAAGTACAGAGTATTACTGACAAGGAGCAAACTAGTATCACCAGTCTTGGTGTAGTACCTTCTGGCCAAGAGATAACAAAAAACTCAATAAATGATCAACAGAAGGGAAATAAGATTACACAACATGTCTTGGAAGAAAATGCATCCAGTCTGCAAGGGACAGACGTTCCAGAATTACATGTAAgaactaaaaaggaaaataagaaagaaacagtCAATGGAGTCACGCAACCCCAGATTTCATCAgaaaacaaaaatcccaaaaatgatGTTAGTGGTCTAGATTTTGAAGCTGAAGAACTAAAACTCCACAACATAGAAGAGAATGATGTCAGTGATAACAAAAGTACAGATTTTGTGCCACATATCACAGTAAGTGAAAAGGAGCTAAACAAATCATCTCAATACTCTAAAAGTAATATTACAGCTGGAAATCCCATAAACAATGAAAAACCCACGAATGCGCCACACAAAGAGCAAAATCCTGTTATCAAAAGCACTTCAGTCATGAGATCCCAAGAAGTAAATGGCAAGCAACCTACGTCTCTCTCAATAAATACAAGGCAAGTGGGTTTTCATGACAGAGCTCACGCTGTTGGAAAAAACAAAGCCTTCAGAATTGATCCTGACTACAACCATAAccttcacacagaaaaaaaatgtgatccaGAAGACTTTTCCTGTGTAAATGGCAACAAAGAAACCTACAGGGAAGACCCCACACAGTTAAATAGCATAAGGAGTACAATTGAGACAAAACCAAATTCCACAGAGATAAGAGATACCTCTAATATTTCTATGTTGATTTCCATTACCTCCCAGAATGAAAGTGAACCTATATCACTACACACAGATCCAATAATTTTGGGGTCTCGGTACCAGCCAATAGATATGTCTTTTACAAACAGCCGCAACAACAGCCCATCACGAGCTTTCAAGACCATTCGTGAACTGACTAGAAAGGGCTTAAGTTTTACTATATTTTACTGGATTTATGTTGCTGCTTTCCTTTATATTTCCTGTTACCTCCTAGGATTTATCATAATGCCATTTTCTGTCCTGggtttcattatcaaaattatcatagtGCAGTTTTTCCCGGCAATACTCAGTCTACATTTTTTCCATGCAGCAGACATAATACTGGATTTAATTTATGACCAAATATCTTAG